A region of the Massilia sp. erpn genome:
CCGCACCTATGCCGGCATGGACGCCCTGGCCAGCTTCCCCAAGGATAGCGACAACTTCACCTATGCCCTGACTGTGGGTACGGCGTCGGCCTACACCGTGACGGCCACGGGCCGCAACAAGATGAATGGCTTCGTGTATACCGTCGACCAGAACGGCACCCATGCCACCACGGCCACTCCGTCCTGGGGCACGAATGCCAGCTGCTGGGTCGATAAGAAGGGCGGCCAATGTTCCAACTAAAGTCCAGGCCACGGCCACCGCGCCGCGCGCAGGGCGGCTTCACCATCATCGAAACCATGGTGGTGGTGGGCATCGTG
Encoded here:
- a CDS encoding type IV pilin protein, with amino-acid sequence MNKGRNGFTLIEVMITVAIVAILMSVAVPAYTNYITRGRLSEVFTGLGGVQTAAEQHWANRRTYAGMDALASFPKDSDNFTYALTVGTASAYTVTATGRNKMNGFVYTVDQNGTHATTATPSWGTNASCWVDKKGGQCSN